In Flavobacterium sp. N3904, one DNA window encodes the following:
- a CDS encoding zinc metallopeptidase, which translates to MGMSYLILAGAIMLASWLVSSTLKSKFEFYSKLHLQNGMSGAEIAEKMLADNGIRDVRVISTPGQLTDHYNPVDKTVNLSEAVYNQRNAAAAAVAAHECGHAVQHAVGYQWLSLRSQLVPIVNVASTYMQWILLAGILMIRTFPQLLLIGIVIFAATTLFSIITLPVEYDASNRALAWLENKNMLTQQEQAGAKDSLKWAARTYVVAALGSIATLLYYISIFNNRR; encoded by the coding sequence ATGGGAATGAGTTATTTAATTCTTGCGGGTGCTATTATGCTGGCAAGTTGGTTAGTGAGTTCTACACTAAAAAGTAAATTTGAGTTTTATTCGAAATTGCATTTGCAAAACGGAATGTCGGGTGCCGAAATCGCTGAGAAAATGTTGGCTGATAACGGAATACGTGATGTGCGAGTAATTTCTACACCGGGTCAGTTGACGGATCATTACAATCCAGTGGACAAAACGGTCAATTTGAGTGAGGCAGTTTACAATCAGCGGAATGCTGCGGCAGCGGCTGTTGCGGCGCACGAATGCGGTCACGCTGTTCAACATGCTGTGGGTTATCAATGGCTGTCGTTACGCTCTCAATTGGTCCCAATTGTTAATGTAGCTTCGACTTATATGCAATGGATTTTATTGGCGGGAATTTTGATGATTCGGACTTTTCCACAACTACTATTGATCGGAATTGTGATATTTGCCGCAACGACTTTGTTTTCGATTATTACTTTGCCAGTAGAATATGATGCAAGCAACAGAGCTTTGGCTTGGTTGGAGAATAAAAACATGCTGACACAACAAGAGCAAGCAGGAGCAAAGGACTCTTTAAAATGGGCGGCCAGAACCTATGTGGTTGCTGCGTTGGGATCGATAGCAACTTTATTGT
- a CDS encoding RNA polymerase sigma factor, producing MEFEELYKTYWQKIFRLCMGYVNDYDIAQDIAQETFIIVWQKLDTFRNESSIGTWIFRIASNNCLRQIEKEKRFPKSELPVNIIEEKQYSMEPQIQFLYKCIAELPETDRIIISLELEGLKQAEIANIVGLSEANTRVRIHRIKEKLTQKFKENGQ from the coding sequence ATGGAGTTTGAAGAACTATATAAAACCTATTGGCAAAAGATATTCCGTTTGTGTATGGGTTATGTAAATGATTATGATATTGCGCAGGACATTGCTCAGGAAACATTTATTATTGTTTGGCAAAAATTGGACACATTTAGAAATGAATCCAGCATCGGGACTTGGATTTTCCGAATTGCCTCAAACAATTGTCTGAGGCAGATCGAAAAAGAAAAACGGTTCCCTAAGTCTGAACTTCCCGTAAACATTATTGAAGAAAAGCAGTATTCGATGGAACCACAGATTCAGTTTTTGTACAAATGCATTGCCGAATTGCCAGAGACCGACCGTATTATTATTTCGCTAGAACTGGAAGGTCTAAAACAAGCAGAAATTGCCAATATCGTTGGTCTTTCTGAAGCGAATACGAGAGTCAGAATTCATAGAATAAAAGAAAAATTAACTCAAAAGTTTAAAGAAAATGGACAATAA
- a CDS encoding alpha/beta fold hydrolase — protein MKKYIFLVIALLFSALCLNVFGQTKSYPFEVIKTGKGKQAIIFLPGFASSGDVWNETKSNFEKEFTCYTFTMAGFTGVKPQPNASFKNWETEIVNYIKANKIEKPIIVGHSMGGGLVLAIASDYPDLISKIVVVDALPCLAALRDPSFKSQENNDCSPMINQIVAMSEEEFLQMQKRNMAMLLADASKQDEAIGWSMKSDRKTFSEMYCDFSNTDLRDKIAAIKCPSLILLEFGFSNYKEPIEAQYKNLKSASFQYSNKGLHFIMYDDKEWYLAQLNNFIKS, from the coding sequence ATGAAAAAGTATATCTTCTTAGTTATCGCATTATTATTTTCAGCATTATGTTTAAATGTATTTGGGCAAACAAAATCGTATCCGTTTGAGGTTATCAAAACCGGAAAGGGAAAACAGGCCATTATCTTTCTGCCTGGATTTGCCAGTTCTGGAGATGTCTGGAACGAAACAAAATCTAATTTTGAAAAAGAATTTACTTGTTATACATTTACTATGGCAGGTTTTACGGGAGTTAAACCACAGCCGAATGCTTCATTCAAAAATTGGGAAACAGAAATTGTCAATTATATAAAAGCCAACAAAATCGAAAAACCAATTATAGTGGGTCACAGTATGGGTGGCGGGCTTGTCCTAGCAATTGCTTCGGATTATCCCGATCTAATCAGTAAGATTGTGGTTGTCGATGCGCTTCCCTGTTTGGCCGCTTTGAGAGATCCTTCTTTTAAATCACAAGAAAATAATGACTGCTCGCCAATGATTAATCAAATAGTTGCAATGTCTGAAGAGGAGTTTCTTCAAATGCAAAAAAGAAATATGGCGATGCTTTTGGCAGATGCTTCGAAACAAGATGAGGCAATTGGCTGGAGCATGAAATCAGACAGAAAAACGTTCAGCGAAATGTATTGTGATTTTTCAAATACCGATTTGAGGGATAAGATTGCAGCCATAAAATGTCCTTCACTGATATTGCTGGAATTTGGTTTTTCCAATTACAAAGAACCTATTGAAGCACAATATAAAAACTTAAAATCAGCTAGTTTTCAATACTCAAACAAAGGTCTGCATTTTATTATGTATGACGATAAGGAATGGTATTTGGCGCAACTGAATAATTTTATAAAATCATAA
- a CDS encoding leucine--tRNA ligase: MKYNPNEIEAKWQKYWAEHKTFAAQNNSDKPKHYVLDMFPYPSGAGLHVGHPLGYIASDVYSRYKRHQGFNVLHPMGYDSFGLPAEQYAIQTGQRPEDTTSVNIDGGVDKEGKVIAGYRKQLDKIGFSFDWDREVRTSNPDYYKHTQWIFIQLFNSWYNKNTDKAEDISTLVSVFSTEGNANVNAVCDDNIELFTANEWNAFAKEQQEKILLQYRLTYLAETEVNWCPGLGTVLANDEIVNGVSERGGYPVIRKKMTQWSMRISAYAERLLQGLNDIDWSESIKESQRNWIGKSVGAMVDFRLQNSESSISVFTTRPDTIFGVTFMTLAPEHELVSQITTDEQKAEVEAYIEKTAKRSERERMADVKTISGVFTGAFAEHPFTKEPIPVWIGDYVLAGYGTGAVMAVPCGDERDYAFANFFKGQKGMPEIKNIFANVDISEVAFGSKDNVEIANSDFLNGLNYKEATKKIISALEEISQGKGKINYRLRDAVFSRQRYWGEPFPVYYVNGLPQMIDAQHLPIILPEVEKYLPTEDGLPPLGNATVWAWDSVNNKVVETSLVDNATIFPLELNTMPGWAGSSWYWMRYMDAHNENEFASKEALKYWESVDLYIGGSEHATGHLLYSRFWNKFLKDKGFAPTEEPFKKLINQGMILGMSAFVYRVKIDFERTYSDSRNDICFEIIETFVSKNIINDFLKNGSNDKIDKFIKEKEEYFNNYYSDFNLKFSNIYFDAIHIDVSMVNSSDELDTEKFKAWREDYANAEFITEENGKYIVGREIEKMSKSKYNVVTPDDICNEYGADTLRLYEMFLGPLEQAKPWNTAGISGVFGFLKKLCRLYFDENGLIVTNDEPTKDNLKSLHKTIKKVAEDIESFSFNTSVSQFMICVNELSAQNCHSRAILEPLAIVISPCAPHIAEELWSLLGNTGSIATVPFPALDEIHLVESDKEYPVSFNGKMRFTINLPLDLTKEQIEEIVMKDERTIKQLDGKTPNKVIIVPGRVINLVG; this comes from the coding sequence ATGAAATACAATCCGAACGAAATAGAAGCCAAATGGCAAAAATACTGGGCAGAGCATAAAACTTTTGCTGCTCAAAACAACTCTGATAAACCAAAGCACTATGTGTTGGATATGTTTCCGTATCCGTCTGGAGCGGGACTACACGTGGGGCATCCGCTGGGGTATATCGCATCGGACGTGTATTCGAGATACAAAAGACACCAAGGTTTTAACGTGTTGCACCCAATGGGGTATGACAGTTTTGGATTGCCGGCGGAGCAATATGCGATTCAGACTGGGCAACGTCCAGAGGACACGACTTCGGTAAATATTGATGGTGGTGTCGACAAAGAAGGGAAAGTGATTGCCGGGTACAGAAAGCAGTTGGACAAAATAGGATTTTCATTTGATTGGGATCGTGAAGTGCGTACTTCGAATCCTGATTATTACAAGCATACCCAATGGATTTTCATCCAATTGTTTAATTCTTGGTACAATAAAAATACAGATAAGGCAGAGGATATTTCGACTTTGGTTTCCGTTTTTTCTACAGAAGGAAATGCTAACGTAAATGCGGTTTGTGACGATAATATTGAATTATTTACTGCAAATGAATGGAACGCTTTTGCAAAAGAGCAACAGGAGAAAATTTTGTTGCAATACCGATTGACGTATTTGGCGGAAACCGAAGTAAACTGGTGTCCTGGATTGGGAACGGTTTTGGCGAATGACGAAATTGTAAATGGTGTTTCGGAACGTGGCGGCTATCCTGTAATTCGAAAAAAAATGACGCAATGGAGCATGCGTATTTCGGCTTATGCGGAACGTTTACTGCAAGGTTTGAATGATATTGACTGGAGCGAAAGTATTAAGGAAAGCCAAAGAAACTGGATTGGAAAATCGGTTGGTGCGATGGTGGATTTTAGATTGCAGAATTCAGAAAGTAGTATTTCAGTTTTTACGACTAGACCTGATACTATTTTTGGGGTAACGTTTATGACTTTGGCGCCAGAACACGAATTAGTGTCGCAAATCACAACTGACGAACAAAAAGCAGAAGTGGAAGCCTACATCGAAAAAACAGCCAAGCGTTCCGAAAGAGAGCGTATGGCCGATGTAAAAACCATTTCGGGAGTTTTCACGGGAGCGTTTGCGGAGCATCCGTTTACCAAAGAACCGATTCCGGTTTGGATTGGGGATTATGTTTTGGCGGGTTACGGGACAGGTGCTGTGATGGCGGTTCCTTGTGGTGATGAAAGAGATTATGCTTTCGCTAATTTCTTTAAAGGTCAAAAAGGAATGCCCGAAATCAAAAACATTTTTGCGAATGTGGATATTTCGGAAGTAGCTTTCGGTTCTAAAGACAATGTAGAAATTGCGAATTCGGATTTCCTAAATGGACTGAATTACAAAGAAGCGACCAAAAAGATAATTTCAGCACTTGAAGAAATAAGCCAAGGAAAAGGGAAAATCAATTACCGTTTGCGTGATGCGGTTTTCTCCCGTCAAAGATATTGGGGAGAGCCTTTCCCGGTGTATTATGTGAATGGCTTACCGCAAATGATCGATGCGCAACATTTGCCTATCATCTTGCCGGAAGTGGAGAAATACTTACCAACCGAAGACGGATTGCCTCCTTTAGGAAACGCAACAGTTTGGGCTTGGGACAGTGTGAATAATAAAGTGGTTGAAACGAGTTTGGTTGACAATGCAACTATTTTTCCTTTGGAATTGAACACGATGCCAGGTTGGGCAGGAAGTTCTTGGTATTGGATGCGTTATATGGATGCGCACAACGAGAACGAATTTGCCAGCAAGGAAGCATTGAAATATTGGGAAAGCGTGGATTTATACATTGGCGGAAGCGAACACGCTACAGGTCACTTATTGTATTCTCGTTTTTGGAACAAATTCTTAAAAGACAAAGGTTTTGCACCAACTGAAGAACCGTTCAAGAAACTGATTAATCAGGGGATGATTTTGGGGATGAGTGCGTTTGTTTATAGAGTTAAGATTGATTTTGAAAGAACTTATTCAGATTCAAGAAATGACATTTGTTTTGAAATAATAGAAACTTTTGTTTCTAAAAACATTATTAATGATTTCTTAAAGAACGGAAGTAACGATAAAATTGATAAATTTATTAAAGAAAAAGAAGAGTATTTTAATAATTATTATTCTGATTTTAATTTAAAATTTTCGAATATTTATTTTGATGCTATTCATATAGATGTATCAATGGTTAATTCTTCAGATGAATTAGATACTGAAAAATTCAAAGCTTGGAGAGAAGATTATGCTAATGCAGAATTTATCACCGAAGAAAATGGTAAATATATCGTTGGCCGCGAAATTGAAAAAATGTCGAAATCAAAATACAATGTAGTTACTCCGGATGATATTTGTAATGAATATGGAGCCGATACGTTGCGTTTGTACGAAATGTTTTTAGGGCCATTGGAACAAGCGAAACCTTGGAACACAGCAGGAATTTCAGGTGTTTTTGGTTTCTTGAAAAAACTATGCCGTTTGTATTTCGACGAAAATGGTTTGATTGTTACCAATGACGAACCAACGAAAGATAACCTAAAATCATTGCACAAAACCATCAAGAAAGTGGCGGAAGATATCGAGAGTTTCTCTTTCAATACCTCGGTTTCTCAATTTATGATTTGTGTGAATGAATTGTCAGCGCAAAACTGTCACTCTCGTGCTATTTTAGAACCGTTGGCGATTGTGATTTCGCCTTGTGCGCCACACATTGCTGAGGAATTATGGTCGTTGTTAGGAAATACAGGTTCTATTGCAACGGTACCTTTTCCTGCTTTGGACGAAATACATTTGGTAGAAAGCGATAAGGAATATCCGGTTTCTTTCAACGGGAAAATGCGTTTTACCATCAATTTGCCTTTGGATTTAACCAAAGAACAAATCGAGGAAATCGTTATGAAAGACGAAAGAACCATCAAACAGCTGGATGGTAAAACACCAAACAAGGTGATTATCGTTCCGGGGAGGGTTATCAATTTGGTGGGGTAA
- a CDS encoding cell division protein FtsX, translated as MSSSFEKFQKRRLISSYFSVVLSVFLVLFLLGILGFFIINSKKLADDFREKIAMTVFFKNEANDTILKAFGQELKTTKFSKSFVYVSKEQAAKEHTDIIGEDFVTFLGENPLQNSYDIHLKADYVVKDSIAKIESRLRKNPMVSDIVYDKQLVNLVNDNIKKVSMWILIISAFLTFIAVLLINSSLRLSIYSNRFIIKTMQMVGATKSFIRKPFVMRSIKLGMIGAGLAILALIGVLIYLENSYPDLGILDDKLLIGLVLVAVFGLGVLITWLSTYFATQRFLNLRTDDLY; from the coding sequence ATGAGTTCATCATTTGAAAAGTTTCAAAAGCGCAGGTTAATTTCCTCTTATTTTTCAGTAGTGCTAAGTGTTTTCTTGGTATTGTTTCTACTAGGCATATTGGGATTTTTTATAATCAATTCCAAAAAACTTGCCGATGACTTTAGAGAAAAAATAGCAATGACTGTATTTTTCAAAAATGAAGCCAATGACACAATTCTTAAAGCGTTTGGTCAGGAATTGAAAACGACCAAGTTTTCGAAATCATTTGTTTATGTTTCAAAAGAACAGGCGGCAAAAGAACATACCGATATTATTGGTGAAGATTTTGTGACCTTCTTGGGCGAAAATCCGTTGCAAAATTCATACGATATCCATTTAAAAGCTGATTACGTTGTAAAAGACAGTATAGCAAAAATAGAATCCCGCCTACGCAAAAACCCAATGGTTTCTGACATTGTTTACGACAAACAATTGGTAAATCTGGTAAACGACAACATCAAAAAAGTCAGTATGTGGATTTTAATCATTAGTGCATTCCTGACTTTTATCGCGGTACTTTTAATCAACAGTTCGTTGCGACTTTCCATATATTCCAACCGTTTTATCATCAAAACCATGCAAATGGTGGGCGCTACCAAATCATTTATTCGAAAACCATTTGTAATGCGCAGCATCAAACTGGGAATGATTGGTGCAGGTCTTGCTATCTTGGCTTTGATTGGCGTTTTGATTTACTTGGAAAACAGTTATCCTGACCTTGGCATTCTTGATGACAAATTACTGATTGGCCTTGTGTTGGTTGCTGTATTTGGCCTTGGTGTCTTAATCACTTGGCTAAGCACTTATTTTGCCACGCAACGTTTCTTGAATTTAAGAACAGACGACCTTTATTAA
- a CDS encoding DUF3098 domain-containing protein, with protein MKNEENKHEFLFEKINYKILLIGIGVIALGFILMSGGGSDDPNVFNDSVFDFRRIRLAPTTVLIGFGITIYAILKNPKK; from the coding sequence ATGAAAAACGAAGAAAATAAACACGAATTCCTTTTTGAAAAAATAAACTATAAAATTCTATTAATTGGAATTGGTGTAATTGCACTTGGCTTTATATTAATGTCAGGTGGAGGAAGCGATGACCCTAATGTTTTCAACGACTCTGTTTTTGATTTCCGAAGAATTCGTTTGGCTCCAACCACGGTTTTAATTGGTTTTGGAATTACCATTTATGCCATTCTTAAAAACCCTAAAAAATAG
- a CDS encoding undecaprenyl-diphosphate phosphatase, whose amino-acid sequence MNTFQAILLAIVEGLTEYLPISSTGHMIFVSSYFGIQNDDFVKLFQVSIQFGAILAVVALYWKKFFDFSKFNFYIKLACAVIPALVLGKLFDDKIEAVLGDPIPITIVLILGGIILLFVDSRFHSPTIVAEEEITIKKAVAIGFWQCLAMMPGTSRSAASIIGGMQQGLTRQAAAEFSFFLAVPTMLAVTVYSLLLKTYEVSHLKGYELLIQSPKNIKLFLMGNVIAFIVAIIAIKFFIGIIKQYGFKPWGWYRIIVGVFLLVYFSYIK is encoded by the coding sequence ATGAATACATTCCAAGCTATCCTACTTGCTATTGTTGAAGGTCTAACAGAATATCTTCCTATTTCCTCAACTGGACATATGATATTTGTTAGTTCTTATTTCGGAATTCAAAATGATGATTTCGTCAAACTTTTCCAAGTTTCTATACAATTTGGAGCTATTTTGGCCGTAGTTGCTTTATACTGGAAAAAGTTTTTTGATTTCTCTAAATTTAATTTCTACATAAAATTAGCTTGTGCCGTGATACCGGCCCTTGTTTTAGGCAAATTATTTGATGACAAAATAGAAGCTGTCCTTGGAGATCCAATTCCCATTACAATTGTACTTATCCTTGGAGGAATAATTTTGCTTTTTGTTGACAGTAGATTTCACAGCCCAACAATAGTAGCAGAAGAAGAGATTACTATCAAAAAAGCGGTTGCAATAGGTTTTTGGCAATGTTTAGCCATGATGCCGGGAACAAGTCGTTCTGCTGCTTCTATAATTGGAGGAATGCAACAAGGATTAACACGCCAAGCTGCAGCAGAATTTTCATTTTTCCTTGCTGTTCCAACAATGCTAGCGGTTACTGTTTATTCATTATTATTAAAGACATATGAAGTTTCACATTTAAAAGGATACGAACTTCTTATTCAATCCCCAAAAAACATAAAGTTATTCTTAATGGGTAATGTAATTGCTTTTATAGTAGCGATTATAGCCATTAAATTTTTTATTGGCATAATCAAACAATACGGTTTCAAACCTTGGGGATGGTATAGAATAATCGTTGGTGTTTTTCTTTTAGTTTACTTTTCATACATAAAATAA
- the truB gene encoding tRNA pseudouridine(55) synthase TruB, producing the protein MTTEDFLNGQILLIDKPLHFTSFQAVNKLKYALINKAGLPKKFKIGHAGTLDPLASGLLLVCTGKFTKKISELQGQAKEYTGTFYIGATTPSYDLETEIDQTFPTEHIDESLIYETVKQFLGEIDQKPPIFSAIKKDGIRLYEHARAGETVEIASRKTTIHEFEITRIALPEVDFRVVCSKGTYIRSLAFDFGKAMNSGSHLMVLRRTKIGNYDVKDAIDVNLFEQTLSHPM; encoded by the coding sequence TTGACAACCGAAGATTTTTTAAACGGCCAAATTCTGTTAATTGACAAACCGTTGCATTTTACTTCTTTTCAAGCAGTAAATAAGCTCAAATATGCACTAATCAACAAAGCAGGATTACCAAAAAAATTCAAGATAGGGCACGCAGGTACTTTAGATCCATTGGCTTCTGGATTATTGTTGGTTTGTACCGGAAAATTCACCAAAAAAATATCAGAACTCCAAGGCCAAGCAAAAGAATATACTGGAACTTTCTATATTGGAGCCACTACTCCATCCTATGATTTGGAAACCGAAATAGACCAGACTTTCCCAACAGAACATATCGATGAATCTCTGATTTATGAAACCGTAAAACAATTTTTGGGTGAAATTGATCAAAAACCACCTATTTTTTCGGCTATAAAAAAAGACGGCATTCGATTATACGAACACGCCCGTGCAGGAGAAACGGTTGAAATTGCTTCAAGAAAAACCACAATTCACGAATTTGAAATCACCCGAATTGCACTTCCCGAGGTTGATTTTAGAGTAGTCTGCAGCAAAGGAACTTACATTCGTTCTCTCGCTTTTGATTTTGGAAAAGCGATGAATTCAGGTTCGCATTTAATGGTTTTGCGCCGTACCAAAATAGGCAATTATGATGTAAAAGATGCCATTGATGTCAATTTATTCGAGCAAACATTATCCCATCCGATGTAA
- a CDS encoding thioredoxin family protein translates to MKSSVAKALFNSYSYLEYRKIVSDLLSEGKSTGDDQSEDLLHYTTLNEARLKRLDKTITVPEEISVKLKALEKEYIWLVIVEGWCGDAAQILPVINKMAAESNKIELKIVLRDSNDDLMNHFLTNGARAIPKLLVIDKQLGKVCSHWGPRPKGATDLIKNYKEQFGVVDEEAKSQLQLWYLHDKGLSVQNEIVDMMYAIKESVCL, encoded by the coding sequence TTGTATCCGATTTATTGTCTGAAGGGAAGTCAACTGGTGATGATCAATCAGAGGATTTGTTGCATTACACTACTCTGAACGAAGCCCGTTTGAAACGATTGGATAAAACCATAACCGTTCCCGAGGAAATTAGTGTAAAATTGAAAGCATTAGAAAAAGAATACATTTGGTTGGTGATTGTTGAAGGTTGGTGTGGAGATGCCGCGCAAATTTTGCCGGTAATAAATAAAATGGCAGCTGAATCAAACAAAATTGAATTGAAAATAGTTCTCCGCGATTCGAATGATGATTTAATGAATCATTTTTTGACTAATGGTGCCAGAGCCATTCCTAAACTTCTTGTAATTGATAAGCAATTGGGCAAGGTTTGCAGTCATTGGGGACCAAGACCAAAAGGGGCAACTGATTTAATTAAAAATTATAAAGAACAATTTGGAGTTGTAGATGAAGAAGCCAAATCTCAACTGCAATTGTGGTATTTGCACGATAAAGGACTGTCTGTACAGAACGAGATTGTTGATATGATGTATGCTATAAAAGAGAGTGTGTGTTTGTGA